Proteins from a genomic interval of Papaver somniferum cultivar HN1 chromosome 4, ASM357369v1, whole genome shotgun sequence:
- the LOC113272864 gene encoding uncharacterized protein LOC113272864, whose translation MVSASWNAPVHGLPDFIFPYKMKRLKVIMKDWNLRVFGNIHSRLKQDQLRFEIAARISDEDPTNISNLNAMKDAMATLSETRLHQVTILKQKSRKKWLVEGSSNTNFFHNSIRIKRSNNTISELVDASGATISDYDELRNYVVQFYEDKFNGQELEIDDDLFNFDHPTISMEDSIDMDGIPSPEEIKQAVFDLDSDGTPGPDGFSGCFYRHCWDIIQDDLIRAIIYCWNSGYISNGINYSLIILLAKVRGGNTLRHFSPISLGNFFFKFFTKILASRLSSVLDKLVSEE comes from the coding sequence ATGGTTAGTGCCAGTTGGAATGCTCCAGTTCATGGGTTGCCggattttatctttccctataAGATGAAAAGGCTTAAGGTTATAATGAAGGATTGGAATCTTAGAGTTTTTGGCAATATTCATTCTCGTTTGAAGCAAGATCAACTTCGTTTTGAGATTGCAGCTAGAATTTCAGATGAAGACCCAACTAATATTTCTAATCTTAATGCAATGAAAGACGCTATGGCAACCCTTTCCGAGACTCGATTACATCAGGTCACTATATTGAAACAGAAGTCTAGGAAAAAATGGTTGGTTGAAGGATCAAGCAACACGAATTTCTTTCATAATAGTATTCGTATTAAAAGGAGTAATAATACTATTTCTGAATTGGTTGATGCCAGTGGTGCTACTATTTCTGATTACGATGAATTGAGAAATTATGTGGTTCAGTTTTATGAAGATAAATTCAATGGCCAGGAGTTGGAGATTGATGATGATTTATTCAATTTTGATCACCCCACCATCTCAATGGAAGATAGTATTGATATGGACGGAATTCCTTCTCCGGAAGAAATCAAACAAGCTGTTTTTGATTTAGATTCAGATGGTACTCCGGGTCCGGATGGTTTTTCTGGTTGTTTCTATCGTCATTGCTGGGATATTATTCAAGATGATTTGATAAGGGCAATTATTTATTGTTGGAATTCTGGTTATATTTCTAATGGTATCAATTATTCCTTGATTATTTTGTTGGCCAAGGTAAGAGGTGGTAATACGCTTCGTCACTTTAGTCCTATTAGTCttggtaattttttcttcaaattttttacTAAGATCCTTGCTTCTAGACTGAGTAGTGTTTTGGACAAGCTTGTTTCTGAGGAATAG